AGCAGGCTTGCTTAAATCTTCAATAAGAGCTTTGTTTCTCCTGAACAATGATATACATTAGTATCAAATTTGAGTTAGCTATCTCAGATGTCGATCTCGTGCTGAATTAAAGTAATTAGTTGAATCATCGTATAAATTTTTGTTGCAAGGTCAAGTATGAGTATCTTATCATTACCTGTGTAGATCTGAGTTTTTGTAGATATCGGCGAAATCAACACCTAAAGCTAATTCTTGTGCTGTTGTGGTAACTTCTAACATCCAAGTCGCTGGATTGTATCCTTCTTTAATTTTGCTAACTCCTTGAATTCCCTATAGAAAGATGAACACTATAGTGTTagatgaataaattatattaaaccaTGCAATTTAAGGTCCTTCATTTCATCTTACCTCAAAATACTCAATAAGATGTTTAGAATGGTGTCCTAATGGCCCGACATATATTTCCTCTCCTCCTCGCTTCATAAGGAATAACTGCAATTGCATGTTCTATTTAGATATAAACTCATACAAAGAACCAACAAAAGCACAATAAATTCTTTttgaattgaatttcaagtccCTTACCtcatcaaatgcttcaaatatGTCAATACTTGGCTGATGGATAGTACACACAACTGTTCTTCCAGTGTCTACTGTGTTCCTAACTGTTCTCATAACAATTGCTGCAGCTCTCGCATCAAGCCCTGAAGTTGGCTCATCCATGAAAATGATCGAAGGGTTTGCTACAAGCTCTACTGCAATCGTAAGCCTTTTTCGTTGCTCAGTTGATAAACCATTTACACCAGGTAAACCAACCAGTGCTTGCCTTAACGGATTCAATTCCACGAGTTCCATGACTTCCTCGATGAACATCTATATTAAATTAAGCCATACCAAAATGATCATTTGGAAAAATGGGTTATTTTGTGGGACTCTATCAGTAGGCAATGAAGGGGTGTCAAAACTAAAAACTTATTGACTTCAATTAGTCCTCGGAGTTTGAGATCGAATTGTGTTTATTGGATTATCTTAGTTAAAACCTCTAAACATATATCAAAGAAGATTTAGAGACATGAAATAGCTTAAAGTTTCATGAATGCCAACCTTTCTAGTTTCAGCTTTAACGTCAGCAGATAATCGAAGCCAAGCAGAATACAGCAAGGACTCATACACGGTGACATGAGGAGAGTGAATATCATTTTGTTCACAGTATCCAGATATTCGAGCAAATGTTTCTTGTTTCTTCTGGAAACCAGAAACTGTGATGTTCCCATCTATATAACCACCTGTTTTTCTACCAGCAAGCACATCCATAAGAGTAGTTTTACCCGCACCACTAACACCCATTAAAGCTGTAAGAACGCCTGGTCTAAAAGCCCCACTAACACCCTTCAGTAGCACCAATCTATCTTCAGTAATACCTTGTTGTTTCATTTCCTGAAATGTTCCAAATGAATCGAACAAACTTTTATATCTGTGGACCACATTAACAACAAACAGAATATAATCCAAACGTTGAACATATATGGAATTTATACATGGAACCTTAAGTTACCTGTGGCATATCAACAGAATAAACAACGTTATCAAATGTGAGGCAATGTGGCTCAAATGGAAGAACCATTCCCTTTTTCTTGATAGCAATGGCCCCGACAGTTGCCTCTGTCACAGACGAGGACTTCGATGAGATGCTTCTTTGAACCTCCTCTTGAATCTCTGCATATCAAATGGATTAGTATTCTAAATAATGCCATGTAAACAAAAACCCTAAAAGAAATATAGGCGAGCTATAATACCTAAGTTAGTTACACGATTTGAGCTGCTTTCATTGTTTGTTAACTGAATGCTTCCACCAATTCCATTGGTTTGTTCATTGCTTTCCGTTTGTTCTGATATTACGGCCCTTGAACTCCCAAATGCTGCATAATTATTTGACAAAATGTAAAAGATTAGCTCTCCATTATGAAGAGGATTAAGTTTTAAATAAACAAAGCTATACTCACGTTTTAGATAGGTAAGAGCCACAGTGAAAAAAAAGTTCAACAATATTACGAAACCAGCCAATCCTCCTGCTCCTATCCAATACCATTTTGGTTCATGGAAGAAATCCCTGGACTTCAAAACTTCGATTCCTGCTGGTTCTGTTGAACCCGGAAGAGACTTCAATACAAAAGAAGCTACAATCAGATGATTGTTCTGAGATCAAAGTAAAACTATAAACATTGCAAATTTAGAGTATTACATGACTCCACTGGTTCCCACGGAACTCATTAACCATCAATGCGGATTGTCCATACATCAGAGGAGAAATCCAGTAACCCCATATCCACCAACTCTTTATGTCATCTATGACATTAACAAAAGAAAATGGATTAGAGAAAAAAAGTTAAGTTTGATGTCTAGTGATTTGTCTAAGACTTATCATACCTCGTGCCAAGATATAGCCACTCAATGCAAAAAGTATGAGCAAAGCAAATGAGCCAAAAGTATTAGCAACAATCATGTTTCTAGCAGATGCTGCGATGAAGCGAAACAACCCCGAAGACATCTGGTTAACGAGAAGGAGTATGAAGTATTGCCTAAATAGCCTGCATTAGACAAGTTGCTTACACATCAATTTTGGATCAAGATTTAATAAGCTAATATATAAATATGCGCAATACTACTTAAGGTTTCATTTGAAACTTTTATTGCcgtttcatttgtttacctttcaACATTCGGATCAAATCCGATGACATAATAGGTAAGAAATACCCATATAGCAACTTCTACAAATGTGATTGGAATCTTGAGTATCCATCTTGGTAAAGCATATGTCCATGCAGGAAAGAATAAGAGGTCTCTTTGCTTGAAAAAGACAGGAAGCTTAGCAATGGTCATAGAAATCTCAGGCATTCCATTAAACATGACCATAATCAAGCCAAAAAAAATTGCCCCCATATAGATTCCTCCGTCAACAATAGAATCTCGGTTCATCTCAGTCCTCAAAAAGAGAGTCATAGAAACTATTGCCATAAATGAAAGCTAGTacagaaagaaaaaacaaaaaggaagtTAGTCGTTGTCATGTAATATAAACCATAACAATTACAGTGCTAGAATTAATTGTCCTTAGCACTCACCTGCATAAATATGAAGATGTAGACAAAAGAATTTCTCTTCATCAACAGAAACTCCCTTAAGATGTTAGCTTTCAGCAACTCCCACTTTCCAACACCATATTTTTTGGTTGTCAAAGCAGCGGGGTGACTCTTTGCTTTCTCAAATGGAGTTCGAAGTTCATCTTCAAGTTGCAATCCAACATGGAAAGATTGGAATGCCTCAGCAAACTCATCGGCCGTGACAAACCTGTAAGGTTGATCTCTACGTGCCCAATATTGCATTTGATCTTTCCTTGACGTAACCTACAATGAAGAAAGTCAGGTAATGTGATAGAAGATGAACTTTGTccgaataaaagaaagaaagaaaaccaaTGTCGAGACATACTTCTTGCAGGAAGTCCGCAACGCCTTTTCTTTCAGGACATCTGAAGCCCATAGATTCGAAAAAACTCAGAACGTGTTCACGAGGACCCTGATATACTATCCGACCATCGGAAAGGAGAATAATGTCATCGAAAAGGTCATAAGTCTCTGGAGCTGGTTGAAGAAGAGAAATGACTGCAGTTCCATTAAGGATATGAACAGTTTGCTTGAGGGAGTTTACAATCTGGAAAGTTGTAGAGCTGTCCAGACCAGTAGATATCTCATCCATAAAGAGTGCCTTTGCTGGTCCAACCAGCATTTCACCTAATTGCATTGACAGAAATGGATTTCATGATAAAAAATTGAGCCTACTTTGGTAATGGAAAAAATGGTTTAACTGATTTTATCAATTACCTGTTGTGACACGCTTCTTTTGTCCACCAGATATACCCCTTAACATTTCATCTCCTACCATAGTGTCTGCACATACTTCCAGTCCTAAAACCTAAAAATTTCATGCCAAAGGAGTTcagtaagtatatatatttatcttagtACTTGGATATCTTTTAGATTCCTTTAACATTACCTTTAGAATGTAATCTGTAATAACATTTACTTCCTGACCTTCAGTTGCTGCTGCCTAATATTTTTAAGGTGAAATGAATCAACAACACAAGTTTAATTCTTTctacaattcaaacataaaaataatattcattACTTCTTACCTTCATGAAGACATCAATATCGGGATCAGGTTTAATATTTGCTTGTTTCTCTCTTCTTGACAATTCTGCCAACATATCTGTAAACatccaaaacaataaaatttcatgctttgtagtataaaaaatgtcaaataatAAATCAAACAAAACTAACCATAACGATCTCCAACCCCTTGGCATCTTGCAGAAAAGGCCAAAGTTTCCCTCACTGTCATTTCTCCTATATGAAGATCATATTGACTGATATAGGCAGCTGTTCTTTGGGGCACAAATTCATTCATCTCATGCCCATTGTATGTTACTGTCCCAGAACACTGACAGAGAATTTTACTTGATAAttagaaataaaatcaaagacaACATCCAATGCATTGAACCAAAGTGAACTTTTGTAGAGCACCTTGAGAGCAGTATCAAGCTTTCCGGCTAAAGCCAACAAGAGAGTGGTTTTCCCAGAACTTGGAGGACCCAAAAGCAATGTCATCCTGAAGCAATAAAACTTGATTAATTTCAAGAtacccaaaatttaaatttaatagtaaaaattaaatCTTCATGTTACCTGCCAGGTTTAATGATTCCACTGACGTCTTTGAGGATTGTCAGCTTTTTCTTTCTACTAGAAAGAATTCCCATCTCAACCAATAAGCTCTTTAATCACAATACAAATTGAAATGTCAGGAAACAAACATTAAGGTAATGTGTTTCAGTTAATTTTGATCAATATTTGcttgtaataatattttattattttaaaattaacttttaatgttttataattacttttaaaattaaactataattattaaattaattcattaaatctaattaataattataaaatttatatttgcatataaatatatttatatatatgtattttagatatatttccatgcatatatataaataatatgtaatctattaagaaattaaaaatagtctatttatatgtaaaagaaattcaaaatggTATACCAAAACACACCACCAATAGTATTATAGGATATACAATACTTAATACCTTGTGTTTAGAACACGAGAAAaaatcttcttcttttatttatttatttatgaatattggattttaaattttttaaattttgaaatgaattttaaaattcgctctaaattttcttaattttgaaattaaaaaaccaaatataatttttatgcCAAAATCTTGAATTCCAAACATATCATAAATGGGAAAAACGTAAATGACCATTTTCCATCCAAGTTGGAACCTACCTCAAATATGTTAGTGACGAAATTAATAACTGTAGGCAAAGCATTGCTTCCTACGTAAGCTTGAGCATCAATATTTAGATGTTGGAATCTGACTTCAATAGTGGGAACTTCGATGCCAACCCTGAGGAATTCCATTGCAAAACATTGGCATCATGTTTAGTTGAATGTAAATTTGTCATTGTAAACATATTTATTGTATATTCTTTAATCACCATTTAATCAACTAAACAAATGTAATACAGTTAGTAAGACACATTTTTatcctattttattttcatagaaTTTTCATTTAATTCTCTCTTTATTTATTATTCGAAAGTCAAAATTTGACTTATTAATTAAGGATGTTGATTATCTTTTTGAGATTGTAGAATTgattcataattatacttacaTGATAGTTTAAATAAGTGGGTGTGAATATATAATCTTGAAaatctattttataaaaaaagaacCTTAATTTCATACCTTTGGATACGATTCTTGAGCTTGAGTAAGAACTTCTCATTATCTTCCTCAGCAACTTTGACCAACCTCTCAAGCAAAGCCTTCCTCTCTTGCCATCCAATATCGAAAACATCGATTTCATTGGCACCACCTTGAGAGCTTGCCAATATACCTTTCCTTAAACGAGCAACAGTGGGTAGTTTCTCAAGTGCAGCCCACTTTAAAGCttcttcatcatcttcatctCGAGAAGATCTTGAGAAAACTTCGATGCCATTGTTTCTCCATATCGAAGAACTACCAGACCGTATACTTCTCCTTAAACTAGTACTCGCTTTATAAATATCACCCCCCTCCATTACCCAAAACAATATCTCTCGGAGCTCGAAATCAAAGAATAAAAAACGaatgaataataattatatttagggATTTGTTTCTGGTATGAAGTTAAAGGGAGTGTTTGATATTTGGCATATATATAAGGATTACGGGCGACTACAACGCATGGCTGCTGGCGGCCCCTTATTTCTCTTTCAAATgtcaaacttcaaaattttccaGGTTCTTTCTTTCGCATGGATTGAATTAtggaatattttttgtttttccttttcttttaactgttaatatgtaatttttccCCGAAATTTGTTTAAAACTCTCTAATtggtttctaattt
The Gossypium hirsutum isolate 1008001.06 chromosome A07, Gossypium_hirsutum_v2.1, whole genome shotgun sequence genome window above contains:
- the LOC107926109 gene encoding pleiotropic drug resistance protein 1 — its product is MEGGDIYKASTSLRRSIRSGSSSIWRNNGIEVFSRSSRDEDDEEALKWAALEKLPTVARLRKGILASSQGGANEIDVFDIGWQERKALLERLVKVAEEDNEKFLLKLKNRIQRVGIEVPTIEVRFQHLNIDAQAYVGSNALPTVINFVTNIFESLLVEMGILSSRKKKLTILKDVSGIIKPGRMTLLLGPPSSGKTTLLLALAGKLDTALKCSGTVTYNGHEMNEFVPQRTAAYISQYDLHIGEMTVRETLAFSARCQGVGDRYDMLAELSRREKQANIKPDPDIDVFMKAAATEGQEVNVITDYILKVLGLEVCADTMVGDEMLRGISGGQKKRVTTGEMLVGPAKALFMDEISTGLDSSTTFQIVNSLKQTVHILNGTAVISLLQPAPETYDLFDDIILLSDGRIVYQGPREHVLSFFESMGFRCPERKGVADFLQEVTSRKDQMQYWARRDQPYRFVTADEFAEAFQSFHVGLQLEDELRTPFEKAKSHPAALTTKKYGVGKWELLKANILREFLLMKRNSFVYIFIFMQLSFMAIVSMTLFLRTEMNRDSIVDGGIYMGAIFFGLIMVMFNGMPEISMTIAKLPVFFKQRDLLFFPAWTYALPRWILKIPITFVEVAIWVFLTYYVIGFDPNVERLFRQYFILLLVNQMSSGLFRFIAASARNMIVANTFGSFALLILFALSGYILARDDIKSWWIWGYWISPLMYGQSALMVNEFRGNQWSHSLPGSTEPAGIEVLKSRDFFHEPKWYWIGAGGLAGFVILLNFFFTVALTYLKPFGSSRAVISEQTESNEQTNGIGGSIQLTNNESSSNRVTNLEIQEEVQRSISSKSSSVTEATVGAIAIKKKGMVLPFEPHCLTFDNVVYSVDMPQEMKQQGITEDRLVLLKGVSGAFRPGVLTALMGVSGAGKTTLMDVLAGRKTGGYIDGNITVSGFQKKQETFARISGYCEQNDIHSPHVTVYESLLYSAWLRLSADVKAETRKMFIEEVMELVELNPLRQALVGLPGVNGLSTEQRKRLTIAVELVANPSIIFMDEPTSGLDARAAAIVMRTVRNTVDTGRTVVCTIHQPSIDIFEAFDELFLMKRGGEEIYVGPLGHHSKHLIEYFEGIQGVSKIKEGYNPATWMLEVTTTAQELALGVDFADIYKNSDLHRRNKALIEDLSKPAAGSKELYFPTQYSQSFLIQCAACLWKQHWSYWRNPPYTAVRFLFTTVIALVFGTMFWDLGSKMNKGQDLTNAMGSMYAAVLFLGIQNASSVQPVVAVERTVFYRERAAGMYSAMPYAISQVIIEMPYIFIQAASYGILVYAMIGFEWTAAKFFWYLFFMYFTLLYFTFYGMMAVAVTPNYHIASIVSAAFYGLWNLFSGFIIPRPSMPVWWRWYYWVCPVAWTLYGLFVSQFGDVETPLEDGDFIGQTVEQYLRSRYGFRHEFLGVVVAVILGFTVLFASIFTVSIKVFNFQRR